In one Trichlorobacter lovleyi SZ genomic region, the following are encoded:
- a CDS encoding AraC family transcriptional regulator, with protein sequence MTRVSESQRENRLVELIDFLATGEGLSPSILEGVQFMRSDKYTPPIPIIYEPCIVIVGQGRKIGYLGDQVYTYDPYNYLVLSVPLPFVCETKASPEEPLLAVSIRVDPATLGELLMEMDDDTSMSGTVPRGIYSTPLTGELIDATVRLLECLRSPIDSRILGPQIMREIIYRVLCGEQGGALQAVAARHSRLSQIARVLRRIHTAYQQEMNIEALAGEASMSVSTFHHNFKAVTSVSPLQYLKSIRLHKARMLMVQDGLTASSASGKVGYESASQFSREFKRFFGNSPADEAIKLRALGPASLHSVSNTGN encoded by the coding sequence ATGACGCGAGTTTCAGAATCGCAACGAGAAAACAGGTTGGTAGAATTAATTGACTTCCTGGCGACAGGAGAAGGACTCTCTCCCTCCATTCTCGAGGGGGTACAGTTCATGCGTTCAGACAAGTACACCCCGCCGATTCCGATTATCTATGAGCCTTGTATAGTGATCGTTGGTCAAGGCCGTAAGATTGGGTACCTGGGAGATCAAGTCTACACCTATGACCCATACAATTACTTGGTGCTTTCGGTGCCGCTACCGTTCGTGTGCGAGACGAAGGCCAGCCCAGAGGAACCCTTGCTGGCAGTCTCCATCCGGGTTGATCCGGCTACGTTGGGCGAACTGTTGATGGAAATGGATGATGACACCTCAATGAGTGGAACAGTGCCGCGGGGGATCTATTCGACACCATTGACCGGTGAACTGATCGATGCCACGGTTAGGTTGCTGGAGTGCCTGCGATCACCCATAGATAGCCGTATCTTAGGGCCACAGATCATGAGGGAAATCATCTACAGGGTTCTCTGCGGTGAGCAGGGGGGGGCCTTGCAAGCAGTAGCTGCGCGTCACAGCCGTTTAAGCCAGATTGCCAGGGTTTTGCGCCGAATTCACACGGCGTATCAGCAAGAGATGAACATCGAAGCCCTTGCTGGGGAGGCCAGCATGAGTGTGTCAACCTTCCACCACAACTTCAAGGCGGTAACCTCAGTGTCGCCGTTGCAATACCTGAAAAGCATCAGGCTGCACAAGGCGCGGATGCTGATGGTCCAGGATGGCCTCACCGCCAGCAGTGCCTCTGGGAAGGTCGGCTATGAGAGCGCATCCCAGTTCAGCCGAGAATTCAAGCGATTCTTCGGAAACAGTCCGGCGGATGAAGCCATAAAGCTGCGGGCATTGGGACCGGCTTCACTGCACTCTGTCAGCAATACGGGTAACTAA
- a CDS encoding helix-turn-helix domain-containing protein — MRITTAKDIGRLIRQKRKDDGITLEDAAALCSVSYAFLSALENGKETVRLDKVLQVALCLGIEFEAHPRSWTSTGGSHQVLSDCTD, encoded by the coding sequence ATGAGGATAACTACAGCAAAAGATATTGGCCGGCTTATCCGACAAAAACGCAAGGATGACGGCATCACGCTTGAGGATGCAGCGGCACTCTGCAGCGTCAGCTATGCGTTTCTCTCGGCCCTTGAAAACGGCAAGGAAACCGTCCGGCTTGATAAAGTGCTGCAGGTCGCCTTATGTCTTGGTATTGAATTTGAGGCACATCCACGCAGTTGGACTTCCACCGGTGGCAGCCACCAGGTATTGTCCGACTGTACTGATTGA
- a CDS encoding Hsp20/alpha crystallin family protein — translation MATWDVFKELDTLRREIDEAFRGAGYSRPFGPTFLSPVTTRRFPLVNFSEDEGHVYIEALVPGVDPKDVDLSVLRNTVTISGERKPFVETEGQIVHRSELGSGKFSRTLELPVDIDPEKISAQCKDGIMQITLAKAEHAKPKKIEIRLS, via the coding sequence ATGGCAACCTGGGATGTATTCAAAGAACTGGACACACTGAGAAGGGAGATCGATGAAGCTTTTCGTGGCGCTGGTTACAGCCGTCCATTTGGCCCGACATTCCTTTCGCCGGTAACAACCCGCCGCTTCCCGCTGGTTAACTTCAGCGAGGACGAAGGGCATGTCTATATTGAGGCACTGGTTCCCGGCGTAGATCCAAAGGATGTCGATCTGTCCGTACTACGGAACACTGTCACCATTAGTGGCGAGCGCAAACCGTTTGTCGAAACGGAAGGCCAGATCGTGCATCGCTCGGAACTCGGCTCCGGCAAGTTCTCCCGCACGTTGGAACTGCCGGTCGACATCGACCCTGAGAAGATTTCGGCCCAGTGCAAAGACGGTATCATGCAGATAACACTGGCCAAGGCAGAACATGCCAAGCCAAAGAAAATCGAAATCAGACTTTCGTAA
- a CDS encoding DksA/TraR family C4-type zinc finger protein has translation MAVGWSRDGAVQDQIDASVEDAIGQVRSRMPTGDSLTHCEECQTAIPEARRKAISGVRLCVGCQAEAEKQQTTFSLYNRRGSKDSQLR, from the coding sequence ATGGCCGTTGGTTGGTCCCGAGATGGGGCGGTTCAAGATCAAATTGACGCTAGCGTGGAAGATGCCATAGGGCAGGTTCGTAGCCGGATGCCAACCGGTGATAGCTTGACTCATTGCGAGGAGTGCCAAACTGCAATCCCGGAAGCGCGTCGCAAGGCAATCTCCGGGGTGAGGCTCTGTGTTGGATGCCAGGCTGAGGCCGAAAAACAACAGACAACCTTCAGTCTCTACAACCGGCGCGGCAGCAAGGACAGTCAATTGAGATAA
- a CDS encoding iron-containing alcohol dehydrogenase, which produces MSAFIIPRKTYHGLGSLENLKTVEGRKAVIVTGSGSMKKFGFLDKTVSLLREAGIDSAVFEGVEADPSVETVLRGVEFFNRENPDLIIGLGGCSAIDAAKAMWVFYEYPEATFEEIIKPFTIKPLRNKARFVAIPSTSGTGTEATCATIITDTCKGIKYPIVSYELTPDIAIVDGELAKSMPPNVTADTGMDALSHDVEAFVAALASPYTDALALDSVRLVFENLPRAYADGNNLEARQAMHDASNMGGMAFSNAILGIVHSIAHQIGGMFGVPHGRANAILMPNVIRFNSLDTDKYQLLAQALGKKTVEDFALEIERLRQSVGIEDSFKSYGIDPKVWEEKLDTMVQNAMDDPCTGTNPRQPTAEEMKIIFERCFNGEVVDL; this is translated from the coding sequence ATGTCAGCATTCATCATTCCACGGAAAACGTATCACGGGCTTGGCTCTTTGGAAAACCTGAAAACGGTTGAAGGCCGTAAAGCGGTTATTGTTACAGGTAGCGGTTCAATGAAGAAATTCGGGTTCCTGGACAAGACCGTCAGCTTATTAAGGGAGGCTGGTATCGATTCTGCTGTTTTCGAAGGTGTTGAAGCGGATCCTTCAGTAGAAACAGTATTGAGAGGGGTGGAGTTTTTTAATCGTGAGAACCCTGATCTCATAATTGGTCTGGGGGGATGTTCGGCCATTGACGCAGCTAAAGCCATGTGGGTTTTTTACGAATATCCCGAAGCAACTTTTGAGGAAATCATCAAGCCATTTACAATAAAACCACTGCGCAATAAGGCACGCTTTGTCGCGATACCTTCCACCAGCGGGACAGGCACCGAAGCAACCTGCGCTACAATAATCACTGACACTTGCAAAGGGATTAAATATCCGATTGTCTCCTATGAGCTTACCCCCGACATCGCCATCGTGGACGGGGAATTGGCCAAGAGCATGCCTCCCAACGTTACCGCCGACACCGGCATGGACGCACTGTCTCATGACGTAGAGGCCTTCGTCGCAGCATTGGCCAGCCCATATACCGATGCGCTTGCCTTGGATTCGGTCCGGTTGGTTTTCGAAAACCTCCCCCGTGCTTATGCAGACGGCAACAACCTTGAGGCTCGCCAGGCCATGCACGACGCCTCCAACATGGGTGGGATGGCCTTTTCCAATGCAATTCTCGGGATCGTCCATTCGATTGCCCATCAGATTGGCGGCATGTTCGGTGTTCCCCATGGTCGCGCCAACGCCATCCTGATGCCAAACGTGATTCGCTTCAATAGTCTTGACACAGACAAATACCAGCTTTTGGCCCAGGCTCTCGGTAAAAAGACTGTCGAGGATTTTGCCCTGGAGATTGAGCGTCTCCGCCAGAGTGTGGGGATTGAAGATAGCTTCAAGTCCTATGGCATTGACCCGAAGGTCTGGGAAGAAAAGCTGGACACCATGGTTCAGAATGCCATGGACGATCCCTGTACCGGCACTAACCCTCGCCAACCGACTGCGGAAGAGATGAAAATAATATTCGAGCGTTGCTTTAACGGCGAGGTAGTCGATCTCTAA
- the yaaA gene encoding S4 domain-containing protein YaaA, translating to MSEKISIDTDYIKLDSFLKLANLVMSGGEAKIVIQEGQIRVNGAVETRRGRKLYPGDTIALTGSSSFVIEQA from the coding sequence ATGTCTGAAAAAATTTCAATCGATACCGACTACATCAAGCTGGACAGTTTCCTGAAACTTGCCAACCTGGTCATGAGCGGTGGTGAGGCCAAGATCGTGATTCAGGAAGGCCAGATACGGGTTAACGGAGCGGTTGAGACCCGCCGGGGACGCAAGCTCTATCCCGGTGACACCATTGCACTTACCGGCAGCTCGAGCTTTGTGATCGAGCAGGCATAG
- a CDS encoding efflux RND transporter periplasmic adaptor subunit, with protein MKRYTATLMIVTLALLAGCSKKQAATVKPPLAVELATVAAAELIEGVEVTGTLEPKFSADVKTQIPGLVKEVYVTQWVRVHKGQPLARIDVAETEALTKRAEAAVVAAKAQLAQSQVSLARAEREEARSVKLKEAGLATQQAVDDSRTETAAARARLDSSKAQIRVAEEELRQSKARLGKGLVTAPLDGVVALRDVNVGDLASDAAAGKPIFRVVDNRILNLTVTVPSVDSARIKVGQPLEFSVDALPGKLLSGRVMFINPELNTADRSLKVVAEVRNQPELLKGGLFAKGRIITGKRAGVLQVPRAVLGQYDSAARTASLFVAEGQIARQRQLKTGAANGDLIEVREGLKPGEKYVSRGAFTLRDGDRIAVQGAGAAK; from the coding sequence ATGAAACGATATACCGCAACACTGATGATAGTAACGCTGGCCCTGCTGGCAGGCTGCAGCAAAAAACAGGCGGCAACAGTCAAACCGCCGCTGGCGGTGGAGCTGGCAACCGTGGCGGCTGCTGAACTGATTGAGGGGGTTGAGGTGACCGGCACTCTGGAACCGAAGTTCAGCGCCGACGTCAAGACCCAGATCCCCGGCCTGGTCAAAGAGGTCTATGTGACCCAGTGGGTGCGGGTCCACAAGGGACAGCCGTTGGCGCGGATCGATGTGGCGGAGACCGAGGCGCTGACCAAGCGGGCCGAGGCTGCCGTGGTGGCGGCCAAGGCCCAGCTGGCCCAGTCGCAGGTCTCCCTTGCCCGGGCTGAGCGGGAAGAGGCGCGCTCAGTGAAGCTGAAGGAGGCCGGTCTGGCCACCCAGCAGGCCGTGGATGACAGCCGCACCGAGACCGCAGCGGCCAGGGCCCGGCTTGATTCGTCAAAGGCCCAGATCCGGGTGGCAGAGGAAGAACTGCGTCAGAGCAAGGCCCGCCTTGGCAAGGGCCTGGTCACGGCGCCGCTGGATGGCGTGGTGGCCCTGCGGGATGTCAATGTGGGTGATCTGGCCAGCGACGCTGCGGCAGGCAAGCCGATCTTCCGGGTGGTGGACAACCGGATCCTGAACCTGACCGTGACCGTGCCGTCGGTTGACTCGGCCAGGATCAAGGTGGGCCAGCCGCTTGAGTTTAGCGTGGATGCCCTGCCCGGCAAGCTGTTGAGCGGCAGGGTCATGTTCATCAACCCGGAGCTGAACACCGCAGACCGTTCATTGAAGGTGGTGGCCGAGGTGCGGAACCAGCCGGAGCTGCTGAAAGGCGGCCTGTTTGCCAAAGGCCGGATCATAACCGGCAAGCGGGCCGGTGTGCTGCAGGTACCCCGGGCAGTGCTGGGGCAGTATGACAGTGCTGCCCGGACCGCCAGCCTGTTTGTGGCAGAAGGGCAGATCGCCCGCCAGCGCCAGCTGAAGACCGGTGCTGCCAATGGCGACCTGATCGAGGTCAGGGAAGGACTGAAGCCGGGCGAAAAGTATGTCAGCCGGGGCGCGTTTACCCTGCGGGATGGCGACCGGATAGCGGTACAGGGCGCAGGAGCTGCCAAGTGA
- a CDS encoding magnesium chelatase subunit ChlI family protein, whose product MSQNSRERCTHPCPCGYLGDPAHACTCTPIAIKRYRSRISGPLLDRIDLHVEVPAVAYRDLSDSRETESSTVIASRVIRARQVQQERFKGTKVHCNAQMNARLIKRHCELDAAGHRMLELAGDKLGFSARSYSRILKVARTIADLAGSEAIHEPHLAEAIQYRSLDRKVSHV is encoded by the coding sequence TTGAGTCAGAATAGTAGAGAAAGGTGCACACACCCCTGCCCCTGCGGTTATCTGGGGGACCCGGCCCATGCCTGCACCTGCACGCCGATTGCCATCAAGCGGTACCGCTCCCGCATCTCCGGTCCGCTTCTGGACCGGATCGACCTGCATGTCGAGGTGCCGGCCGTGGCCTACCGCGACCTGTCAGACAGCCGTGAAACCGAGTCCTCCACCGTCATTGCCTCCCGGGTGATCCGGGCACGCCAGGTACAGCAGGAACGGTTCAAAGGCACCAAAGTGCACTGCAATGCCCAGATGAACGCCCGCCTGATCAAGAGGCATTGCGAGCTTGATGCCGCCGGTCACCGAATGCTGGAACTGGCCGGAGACAAGTTGGGCTTCTCGGCCCGCAGCTACTCCCGCATCCTCAAGGTGGCCCGCACCATTGCCGACCTGGCCGGTTCCGAAGCGATCCATGAACCGCATCTGGCCGAGGCGATTCAGTACCGTAGCCTGGATAGAAAGGTTTCCCATGTCTGA
- a CDS encoding TetR/AcrR family transcriptional regulator produces the protein MSTQPVSDTSGNVRQRLLDAALQLFSSKGYAATSVRELVEAAGVTKPVLYYYFKNKEGLYLALLGDGLAEFHQVAEQARLAPGSVRERVCGYCTALLDIFVGRLPVARLIYAIYYGPPQGAPHIDFEASFSTMLTHMEQLVNEGISTGEFRKVDPVDTAWAIVALLNATMEEQFNQTGQVRVDRAGLLRLLSLMFEGIRK, from the coding sequence ATGTCAACGCAACCTGTTTCCGATACATCCGGCAATGTACGTCAGCGCCTGCTGGATGCCGCCCTGCAGCTGTTTTCCAGTAAAGGCTATGCCGCCACCTCGGTGCGTGAGCTGGTGGAGGCTGCCGGTGTCACCAAGCCGGTGCTCTACTACTACTTTAAAAACAAGGAAGGGCTCTATCTGGCCCTGTTGGGGGATGGACTGGCTGAATTCCATCAGGTGGCAGAGCAGGCCCGTCTGGCGCCCGGTTCTGTACGGGAGCGCGTTTGCGGCTACTGCACGGCGCTGCTGGATATCTTTGTTGGACGGCTGCCGGTGGCGCGACTGATTTACGCCATCTACTACGGTCCGCCCCAAGGCGCACCGCACATCGATTTTGAGGCCTCTTTCAGCACCATGCTGACCCACATGGAGCAGCTGGTCAACGAAGGGATCAGCACCGGCGAATTCCGGAAGGTTGACCCGGTTGATACGGCCTGGGCCATTGTAGCGCTGCTCAATGCCACCATGGAGGAACAGTTCAACCAAACCGGCCAGGTGCGGGTTGACCGCGCCGGCCTGCTGCGGCTTTTGTCACTTATGTTTGAAGGGATCAGGAAATGA
- the rpoH gene encoding RNA polymerase sigma factor RpoH produces the protein MVTNLPIISDSLTLYLSEIRKFNLLTEDEERDYAVKFFEEKDLEAAHTLITSNLRYVVKVASEYRHYGLKMLDLIQEGNIGLMMAVRKFNPYRGVRLISYAVWWIRAYIQNYIVSAWSLVKIGTTQAQRKLFYGLRKTKEALLKLTGRDSDAFEVSSMLHVPDHEVVEMEQRLKGEVSLNEEIIEGDGLTILETIADDRMNQEEMLGEYQQEHSLKKAIAHALQGLNEKEKYIVEHRITNDDPLTLQDIADHFSISRERVRQIEERALVKLKNVLQPQLC, from the coding sequence ATGGTTACCAATCTGCCAATCATTTCCGACAGTCTTACCCTCTATCTTTCCGAAATCCGCAAATTCAATTTACTTACAGAAGATGAAGAGAGGGACTACGCCGTCAAGTTCTTTGAGGAAAAGGATCTGGAGGCTGCTCATACCCTCATTACTTCCAATCTTCGCTATGTGGTTAAAGTCGCTTCCGAATACCGTCATTACGGCCTGAAAATGCTCGATCTGATTCAGGAGGGCAATATTGGGCTCATGATGGCGGTTCGTAAATTCAATCCATATAGAGGGGTTCGATTGATTTCTTATGCCGTATGGTGGATTCGTGCTTACATTCAAAACTACATTGTTTCCGCTTGGAGCCTGGTAAAAATTGGTACTACGCAAGCACAAAGAAAATTGTTTTATGGGTTGCGCAAAACCAAGGAAGCACTACTTAAGTTAACCGGCAGGGATAGCGACGCATTTGAAGTTTCCAGTATGCTCCACGTACCAGATCATGAAGTCGTAGAAATGGAGCAGCGGCTTAAAGGAGAAGTTTCTCTCAATGAGGAAATCATTGAGGGCGATGGCCTGACGATACTTGAGACTATTGCTGACGACCGGATGAATCAGGAAGAAATGCTCGGTGAGTATCAGCAGGAGCATTCACTGAAGAAAGCAATTGCCCATGCCCTGCAGGGGTTGAACGAAAAAGAGAAATATATTGTTGAACACAGGATCACCAATGATGATCCTCTAACACTTCAAGATATTGCGGACCACTTTTCCATTTCACGTGAGCGGGTACGTCAGATTGAAGAGCGAGCGTTAGTAAAACTGAAAAATGTCCTGCAACCTCAATTGTGTTGA
- a CDS encoding helix-turn-helix transcriptional regulator, whose product MASPVNRTYLRQTRDAAELLGKLIRLGRKERKMTEEELSGRAGISRRTLQKIERGDPKCEIGLVFEVANIVGVKLFNDEENSVRYTFGRHIDDKLALLPKRIRGLVKVNDDF is encoded by the coding sequence ATGGCCTCTCCTGTGAACCGTACATATCTCCGTCAGACCCGAGATGCAGCAGAACTGCTGGGCAAGCTCATCCGGCTTGGAAGGAAAGAGCGCAAGATGACCGAGGAAGAGCTGTCCGGACGGGCGGGGATTTCCAGAAGAACCTTGCAGAAGATCGAGCGCGGCGATCCGAAATGTGAAATCGGCCTGGTGTTTGAGGTTGCCAACATAGTCGGAGTGAAACTTTTCAACGACGAGGAGAATTCAGTTCGTTACACCTTCGGCAGGCACATCGATGATAAGCTGGCCCTGCTACCCAAACGGATTCGTGGACTGGTAAAGGTCAATGATGATTTTTGA
- a CDS encoding FRG domain-containing protein, protein MLPTLLEIVRHLKAEQERGQRWAEKHFETLEDGHFTAVAISEEEFVLAPYPEFSAIIYRGQSQYYNPCLPSLYREKSTKIERFINIARLSEFELLLRDHPAVNDLRQWSIMGLKHRVDYEALAQHYHLKTRLLDFTTNVLVAAFFACTETNKSKGYQPIMSCHQPPGVLYSLNAAAEHSLRPNNPFSGAVGLQPLRRPAEQYAWGYRLPRRASLNSQPFLSIYPFAHSPRDSVAIFDAFEGGKKLFPYDPVLDKAQQISLTRHLSNGALELAIQRTRGFKRQSALNALSQKGIEVTDRREHTFSQLELTQIEEDWKQRQPDLLSRIHWRLAAYGNEDC, encoded by the coding sequence ATGCTGCCAACACTTCTAGAGATAGTGAGACACCTCAAAGCTGAACAGGAACGTGGACAGCGCTGGGCAGAGAAACATTTTGAAACACTGGAAGACGGCCATTTTACCGCCGTCGCGATCAGTGAAGAAGAATTTGTCCTGGCACCATACCCCGAATTCTCTGCAATTATTTATAGAGGGCAAAGCCAATATTACAACCCATGCCTACCCTCGCTATATCGTGAGAAATCGACCAAAATCGAAAGATTCATAAATATAGCTCGGCTCTCTGAATTCGAGCTCTTACTAAGAGATCACCCCGCGGTCAACGACTTGCGGCAATGGTCAATCATGGGGCTTAAACATAGGGTGGATTACGAGGCCCTTGCACAACATTACCATTTGAAGACGCGGTTGCTTGACTTTACTACCAATGTTCTTGTGGCTGCTTTTTTCGCATGCACAGAGACAAACAAATCAAAAGGGTATCAGCCAATTATGAGCTGCCACCAGCCTCCTGGTGTTCTCTACAGCTTAAACGCTGCAGCAGAACACAGTCTTCGCCCCAACAACCCTTTCTCCGGCGCGGTAGGGTTACAACCTTTGCGGCGCCCCGCAGAACAGTATGCATGGGGTTACAGACTTCCTAGAAGGGCATCGCTAAATTCGCAGCCGTTTCTCTCCATCTACCCATTTGCACATTCCCCAAGGGATTCTGTAGCAATTTTTGATGCTTTTGAGGGAGGCAAGAAGCTGTTCCCCTATGATCCAGTTTTGGATAAAGCACAACAAATTAGCCTAACACGACATTTAAGTAATGGTGCACTTGAACTGGCCATTCAACGAACAAGGGGCTTTAAAAGACAGTCTGCCTTGAATGCCCTTTCTCAAAAGGGCATTGAGGTGACCGATAGGCGAGAACACACTTTTTCACAGTTGGAGTTGACGCAGATAGAAGAAGATTGGAAGCAGAGACAGCCTGATTTACTTTCACGCATACACTGGCGTCTTGCTGCTTATGGAAACGAGGATTGCTGA
- the mscL gene encoding large conductance mechanosensitive channel protein MscL, with protein MLQEFKTFIMKGNVLDLAVGVIIGAAFGKIVNSAVNDLIMPVVGLALGKVDFSNLFISLKGGEYATVAAAKAAGAPTLNYGIFLNTTLDFLIMALVIFMIIKAANKVRKTEEPAPAPVPRECPFCKSAVHDEASRCPHCTSQLNATA; from the coding sequence ATGCTGCAGGAATTCAAGACCTTTATCATGAAGGGCAACGTGCTGGACCTGGCGGTTGGTGTGATTATCGGCGCTGCCTTTGGCAAGATCGTCAACTCTGCCGTCAACGACCTGATCATGCCGGTGGTGGGCCTGGCCTTGGGCAAGGTTGATTTCAGCAACCTCTTCATCAGCCTGAAAGGGGGCGAGTATGCGACTGTTGCAGCAGCCAAGGCGGCCGGTGCACCCACCCTCAACTACGGTATCTTTCTCAACACAACCCTGGATTTTCTGATCATGGCGCTGGTGATCTTCATGATTATCAAGGCCGCCAACAAGGTTCGCAAGACAGAAGAGCCCGCTCCGGCACCGGTACCGCGTGAGTGCCCTTTTTGTAAATCAGCGGTGCATGACGAAGCAAGCCGTTGCCCTCACTGCACCTCTCAGCTTAATGCAACAGCCTGA
- a CDS encoding helix-turn-helix domain-containing protein translates to MCTFLYYSDSRRHLFSIQIPLEKQPVPGYPEFPITVGEHIRKKRMDLGLLQREVAEIIGVTESSIWNWEHGTEPELQYNPRIIKFLGYIPFDCPDDTVGRLAWYKRAMGMNLDHLGEAMGRDPEQLSDWLSGRHNPFLKNREKIEQYLKNQETFLLPEKK, encoded by the coding sequence GTGTGCACCTTTCTCTACTATTCTGACTCAAGACGGCACTTGTTCTCAATTCAAATTCCCCTCGAAAAACAACCTGTTCCCGGTTATCCCGAATTCCCAATCACAGTTGGTGAACACATCCGCAAGAAACGGATGGATCTCGGTCTCCTCCAGAGAGAAGTAGCAGAGATCATCGGCGTCACCGAATCCTCTATCTGGAACTGGGAGCATGGCACCGAACCAGAACTGCAATATAATCCAAGAATTATCAAATTTCTAGGTTATATTCCGTTCGACTGCCCGGATGACACTGTGGGGCGGCTTGCGTGGTATAAGAGAGCTATGGGAATGAACCTGGATCATCTGGGTGAAGCTATGGGCCGTGATCCTGAACAATTATCTGACTGGCTGAGTGGAAGACATAATCCATTTCTGAAGAACCGGGAGAAGATAGAGCAGTATCTGAAAAATCAAGAAACCTTCCTTCTGCCAGAGAAGAAATAG
- a CDS encoding metal-dependent hydrolase: MKRLLILFTALLFLLAALPALAAPAQLTWYGHAAFKVVTPNGKVLLVDPWISNPSNPNAEKDLAALTKVDLIFLTHGHGDHIGDAVEIAKKTGAKLVATFDLQKAMVAYKGFPAKQAERAETGSFGGTISLLDGEVTVLFVPAIHGASMDTPNGPVYAGEPGGFLISVKNGPRIYHTGDTDLFSDMALLKGQVDLMLLCIGDKFTMGPVRAAQAVDMIRPKKAIPMHFGTFPALSGTPEEFKKALRRYGLEFLMYQMKVGETLTWK, encoded by the coding sequence ATGAAACGCCTGCTCATACTGTTCACGGCGCTGTTGTTTCTGCTGGCCGCTCTACCTGCCCTGGCTGCCCCGGCTCAGCTGACCTGGTACGGCCATGCCGCCTTCAAGGTGGTCACGCCCAACGGCAAGGTGCTGCTGGTGGACCCCTGGATCAGCAACCCCTCCAACCCCAACGCTGAAAAGGATCTGGCAGCACTGACCAAGGTTGACCTGATCTTTCTGACCCACGGCCATGGCGACCATATCGGTGATGCGGTCGAAATCGCCAAGAAGACCGGTGCCAAGCTGGTGGCCACCTTTGACCTGCAAAAGGCGATGGTGGCCTACAAAGGCTTCCCTGCCAAACAGGCCGAGCGGGCCGAGACCGGCAGCTTTGGCGGCACGATTTCACTTTTGGATGGCGAGGTCACGGTGCTGTTCGTGCCGGCCATCCATGGTGCCAGCATGGATACCCCCAACGGCCCGGTCTATGCCGGTGAGCCGGGAGGCTTCCTGATCAGCGTCAAAAACGGCCCCCGCATCTACCATACCGGCGACACCGACCTGTTCAGCGATATGGCGCTGTTGAAAGGCCAGGTGGATCTGATGCTGCTCTGCATCGGTGACAAGTTTACCATGGGGCCGGTCCGGGCAGCCCAGGCCGTGGATATGATCCGGCCCAAGAAGGCCATCCCGATGCACTTTGGCACCTTTCCGGCCTTGTCCGGCACCCCGGAAGAGTTCAAGAAGGCGCTGCGCCGTTATGGTCTGGAGTTCCTGATGTACCAGATGAAGGTGGGGGAAACACTGACCTGGAAGTAA
- a CDS encoding helix-turn-helix domain-containing protein, whose protein sequence is MCTFLYYSDSKRHSFSIQIPLEKQQLPGYPEFPITVGEHIRKRRMDLGLLQSEVAKIIGVTESSVWNWEHGTEPELQYNPKIIEFLGYVPFDCPDDTVGRLAWYKRVNGMNLEYLGEAMGRDPEQLSDWLSGRHRPFRKNRGKIELFLEEQGIFLPTKKIS, encoded by the coding sequence GTGTGCACCTTTCTCTACTATTCTGACTCAAAACGGCACTCGTTCTCAATTCAAATTCCCCTCGAAAAACAGCAACTTCCCGGTTATCCTGAATTTCCCATCACAGTCGGTGAACACATTCGCAAACGACGCATGGATCTTGGCCTCCTCCAGAGTGAAGTTGCCAAGATCATCGGCGTTACTGAGTCTTCAGTATGGAACTGGGAGCACGGCACTGAACCTGAACTGCAGTATAACCCCAAAATCATCGAATTTCTAGGGTACGTTCCGTTCGACTGCCCGGATGACACAGTGGGGCGGCTTGCGTGGTACAAACGGGTAAATGGGATGAATCTGGAATATCTGGGTGAAGCAATGGGCCGAGATCCAGAACAACTGTCAGACTGGTTAAGTGGGCGGCATCGTCCGTTCCGGAAGAACCGGGGGAAGATCGAACTGTTTTTGGAAGAGCAGGGAATATTCCTTCCGACAAAGAAGATTTCGTGA